One Fusobacterium ulcerans DNA segment encodes these proteins:
- a CDS encoding flavodoxin, whose product MKKLLLILSLFSIFSLTGYGAESKILIAYFTRTNNTEKIAEMIQEYTKGDIFKIEVLNPYPEAYRATTDQAKKELESEYLPPLKSKIENLDSYDTIFIEYPIWWGTVPTPMRTFLSENDISGKTIIPFCTHGGGGAGTSTADLTALAPKSTVVSDGYVTRNAGAGRTQGEVTQWLDSLKDRWNKN is encoded by the coding sequence CTTTATTCAGTATTTTTTCTTTAACTGGATATGGTGCTGAAAGTAAAATTTTGATAGCTTATTTTACACGTACTAACAACACTGAAAAAATAGCTGAGATGATACAGGAATATACAAAAGGAGATATATTTAAAATAGAAGTTCTCAATCCTTATCCTGAAGCATACAGAGCAACTACTGACCAGGCAAAAAAAGAATTGGAATCAGAATATCTTCCACCTTTAAAATCTAAAATTGAAAACTTAGATTCTTATGATACAATATTTATTGAATATCCTATCTGGTGGGGAACTGTTCCTACTCCAATGAGAACTTTCCTATCAGAAAATGATATATCTGGAAAAACTATCATTCCTTTCTGCACACATGGTGGAGGCGGAGCAGGTACAAGTACAGCAGATTTAACAGCCCTTGCTCCAAAGTCTACAGTAGTAAGTGATGGATATGTAACAAGAAATGCTGGTGCTGGAAGAACTCAGGGAGAAGTTACTCAGTGGCTGGATTCACTAAAAGACAGATGGAACAAAAATTAA